A region from the Serinibacter arcticus genome encodes:
- a CDS encoding ABC transporter ATP-binding protein, protein MRLELRGITKRFGTFTANDGIDMVVEPGEIHAILGENGAGKSTLMNTLYGLYEPDAGEIVIDGAPVVFAGPGDAMRAGIGMVHQHFMLVPVFTVAENIVLGQEPVSGGLIDLKRARAIVRETSEMLGFAIDPDALVGDLPVGVQQRVEIVKALSRNAKLLILDEPTAVLTPQETDELIEIMRRLAAAGTSILFITHKLREIRAVSDAITIIRLGKVVGTASPTATETELASLMVGRSVSLGVAKEPSRPGEPVLEIVDLVVRDGNGVPVVNDVSFTVASGEILAVAGVQGNGQTELTEAILGVTKPASGSILLRGAPIESMGVRDRLDAGLAYVPEDRSTDGIVGEFSIVENLVLDRLGAPPVSRGGALDMRYLRENAEQRVAEFDVRTTSIDRPVGTLSGGNQQKVVLARELSKPLSLLVASQPTRGVDVGSIEFLHDRIVSERDKGAAVVIVSTELDEVLALGDRIAVMCGGELVGIVPGGESRDVLGLMMTGIGPEEARQRAAEHHTVLGDADLAAEQEHENEPGHVAVVTDVHDVEENR, encoded by the coding sequence ATGCGTCTCGAGCTCCGAGGCATCACGAAGCGGTTTGGAACGTTCACGGCCAACGACGGCATCGACATGGTGGTCGAGCCCGGTGAGATCCACGCGATCCTGGGCGAGAACGGCGCAGGCAAGAGCACCCTGATGAACACCCTGTACGGGCTGTACGAGCCCGATGCCGGGGAGATCGTCATCGACGGCGCCCCCGTGGTCTTCGCCGGACCGGGCGACGCGATGCGGGCCGGCATCGGCATGGTCCACCAGCACTTCATGCTCGTGCCGGTCTTCACCGTCGCCGAGAACATCGTGCTCGGGCAGGAGCCCGTCTCGGGCGGCCTCATCGACCTCAAGCGCGCGAGGGCGATCGTGCGCGAGACGTCGGAGATGCTCGGGTTCGCGATCGATCCTGACGCGCTCGTCGGCGACCTCCCCGTCGGCGTGCAGCAGCGGGTCGAGATCGTCAAGGCGCTCTCCCGCAACGCCAAGCTCCTCATCCTGGACGAGCCCACCGCCGTGCTCACGCCCCAGGAGACCGACGAGCTCATCGAGATCATGCGCCGCCTCGCGGCCGCCGGGACCTCGATCCTCTTCATCACCCACAAGCTCCGTGAGATCCGCGCCGTCTCCGACGCGATCACCATCATCCGCCTGGGCAAGGTCGTCGGCACCGCCTCCCCGACGGCCACCGAGACCGAGCTCGCCTCCCTCATGGTCGGCCGCAGCGTCAGCCTCGGTGTCGCCAAGGAGCCGTCCCGACCGGGTGAGCCCGTCCTGGAGATCGTCGACCTCGTCGTGAGGGACGGCAACGGCGTGCCCGTGGTGAACGACGTCAGCTTCACCGTCGCGAGCGGCGAGATCCTCGCCGTCGCCGGCGTGCAGGGCAACGGCCAGACCGAGCTCACCGAGGCCATCCTCGGCGTCACGAAGCCGGCGAGCGGCTCGATCCTGCTGCGCGGCGCCCCCATCGAGAGCATGGGCGTGCGTGACCGCCTCGACGCCGGACTCGCCTACGTCCCCGAGGACCGCTCGACCGACGGCATCGTGGGGGAGTTCTCGATCGTGGAGAACCTCGTGCTCGACCGCCTCGGCGCCCCGCCCGTCTCGCGTGGCGGCGCCCTCGACATGCGCTACCTGCGGGAGAACGCGGAGCAGCGCGTCGCCGAGTTCGACGTCCGCACCACCTCGATCGACCGGCCGGTGGGAACGCTGTCGGGCGGCAACCAGCAGAAGGTCGTCCTGGCGCGTGAGCTGTCCAAGCCGCTCTCGCTGCTGGTGGCCTCGCAGCCGACGCGCGGCGTCGACGTCGGCTCCATCGAGTTCCTCCACGACCGCATCGTCTCCGAGCGGGACAAGGGCGCCGCCGTCGTCATCGTCTCCACGGAGCTCGACGAGGTCCTGGCGCTCGGTGACCGCATCGCCGTCATGTGCGGCGGTGAGCTGGTCGGGATCGTCCCCGGCGGCGAGAGCCGCGACGTGCTCGGTCTGATGATGACCGGCATCGGGCCGGAGGAGGCCCGCCAGCGCGCGGCGGAGCACCACACCGTGCTCGGGGACGCGGACCTCGCGGCCGAGCAGGAGCACGAGAACGAGCCCGGCCACGTCGCCGTGGTGACCGACGTCCACGAC
- a CDS encoding BMP family lipoprotein, with protein sequence MKKSIIAVAGAAAVALTLAACGTPTDEGTAEETSGTETSSESAEPTGDVVEGFKACMVSDQGGWDDQSFNQSGKEGLDRAADELGVEVNAVESTADADYGPNIDSLISDGCTYIIGVGFLLEPAIQSAAEANTDIQFALIDSALSNDDFSLLELDNVKPLLFNTAEASFLAGYLAAGMTESGTVGTFGGLPIPSVQIFMDGFADGITKYNEDNGADVTLLGWDKEAQTGSFTGDFENQANGTTTAQGFIDQGADIVMPVAGPVGLGAATAIQGANGTMIWVDSDGFASTDYGDIIVTSVMKEIGQAVFDSIAEASSGSFDATPYVGTLENEGVGLADFHDFADSVPQELQDKIAEYQEQIISGDLVIETPNAP encoded by the coding sequence GTGAAGAAGTCGATCATCGCGGTGGCCGGAGCTGCTGCTGTCGCACTGACGCTTGCTGCCTGTGGGACCCCCACGGACGAGGGCACGGCCGAGGAGACCTCCGGTACGGAGACCTCCAGCGAGTCCGCCGAGCCGACCGGCGACGTCGTCGAGGGCTTCAAGGCCTGCATGGTCTCCGACCAGGGCGGCTGGGACGACCAGTCCTTCAACCAGTCCGGCAAGGAGGGGCTCGACCGCGCTGCGGACGAGCTCGGTGTCGAGGTCAACGCCGTCGAGTCCACCGCCGACGCCGACTACGGACCCAACATCGACAGCCTCATCTCCGACGGCTGCACCTACATCATCGGTGTCGGCTTCCTGCTCGAGCCGGCGATCCAGTCCGCCGCCGAGGCGAACACCGACATCCAGTTCGCTCTCATCGACTCCGCGCTGAGCAACGACGACTTCTCCCTCCTCGAGCTGGACAACGTCAAGCCGCTGCTGTTCAACACGGCCGAGGCCTCCTTCCTCGCCGGCTACCTCGCCGCGGGCATGACCGAGTCCGGCACCGTCGGCACCTTCGGCGGCCTGCCGATCCCGTCCGTCCAGATCTTCATGGACGGCTTCGCGGACGGCATCACCAAGTACAACGAGGACAACGGCGCGGACGTCACGCTGCTCGGCTGGGACAAGGAGGCCCAGACGGGCTCCTTCACCGGTGACTTCGAGAACCAGGCCAACGGCACGACCACGGCCCAGGGCTTCATCGACCAGGGCGCCGACATCGTCATGCCCGTCGCCGGCCCGGTCGGCCTCGGTGCCGCGACCGCCATCCAGGGTGCCAACGGCACCATGATCTGGGTCGACTCGGACGGCTTCGCCTCGACCGACTACGGCGACATCATCGTCACCTCGGTCATGAAGGAGATCGGCCAGGCGGTCTTCGACTCCATCGCCGAGGCCTCCTCCGGTTCCTTCGACGCGACGCCGTACGTCGGCACGCTCGAGAACGAGGGCGTCGGGCTCGCCGACTTCCACGACTTCGCCGACTCGGTCCCGCAGGAGCTGCAGGACAAGATCGCCGAGTACCAGGAGCAGATCATCTCGGGCGACCTCGTCATCGAGACGCCGAACGCTCCGTGA
- a CDS encoding amidohydrolase: MPHLLRPTFDRIDKVLAERADRLLEVRREIHAFPEVAWTEHRTSELVYSELTEAGLSPRRVGATGIVCDLPGSTGAATRRRIGLRADLDALPIPEETGLPYASTRSGISHACGHDVHTASVLGAGLALADLSVRGELPVGVRLVFQPAEEVQPGGAETFLQNGVIEGVEQIYAVHCDPKIEVGTVGSRIGSITSASDPITVTLRSHGGHTSRPHMTGDVVYALGQVIAQASGVLGRRMDPRAGVNLTWGAVHAGNATNAIPTSGTLMGTLRVLDVEEWARAGEVLDRAITQIVAPYGVEVEVNHVRGVPPTVNEASCVAHIEEAASDVVGEESVHLTEQSLGGEDFGWYLHRVPGAMVRLGVRTPGAPVADLHRADLVVDERAIVIGARMLARTAVIAGTAPAPAPLV, from the coding sequence GTGCCACACCTCCTGCGCCCCACCTTCGACCGCATCGACAAGGTCCTCGCCGAGCGGGCCGACCGCCTGCTCGAGGTGCGCCGCGAGATCCACGCGTTCCCCGAGGTGGCCTGGACCGAGCACCGCACGAGCGAGCTCGTCTACTCCGAGCTGACCGAGGCCGGGCTCTCGCCCCGCCGCGTCGGCGCCACCGGCATCGTGTGCGACCTCCCGGGCAGCACGGGCGCCGCCACGCGACGGCGCATCGGCCTGCGCGCCGACCTCGACGCGCTGCCCATCCCGGAGGAGACAGGACTGCCGTACGCCTCCACGCGGTCGGGCATCTCCCACGCGTGCGGTCACGACGTGCACACCGCGTCGGTGCTGGGCGCCGGGCTGGCGCTCGCGGACCTGTCGGTCCGCGGCGAGCTGCCGGTCGGCGTCCGCCTCGTCTTCCAGCCGGCCGAGGAGGTCCAGCCCGGTGGGGCGGAGACCTTCCTCCAGAACGGCGTGATCGAGGGCGTCGAGCAGATCTACGCCGTGCACTGCGACCCCAAGATCGAGGTCGGCACCGTCGGCTCCCGCATCGGGTCGATCACGTCGGCCTCCGACCCGATCACCGTGACGCTCCGCTCGCACGGCGGTCACACGTCCCGTCCGCACATGACGGGCGACGTCGTCTACGCCCTCGGGCAGGTCATCGCCCAGGCCTCCGGGGTGCTGGGACGGCGGATGGACCCGCGCGCCGGCGTCAACCTCACCTGGGGCGCGGTGCACGCGGGGAACGCGACGAACGCGATCCCGACGTCGGGCACCCTGATGGGCACGCTGCGCGTGCTGGACGTCGAGGAGTGGGCCCGCGCCGGCGAGGTGCTGGACCGCGCCATCACCCAGATCGTCGCGCCGTACGGCGTCGAGGTCGAGGTCAACCACGTGCGCGGCGTGCCGCCCACCGTGAACGAGGCGAGCTGCGTCGCCCACATCGAGGAGGCGGCGTCCGACGTCGTGGGGGAGGAGTCCGTGCACCTCACCGAGCAGTCGCTCGGCGGTGAGGACTTCGGCTGGTACCTCCACCGGGTGCCCGGCGCGATGGTGCGCCTCGGCGTCCGCACGCCCGGCGCCCCCGTGGCCGACCTGCACCGCGCCGACCTCGTGGTCGACGAGCGGGCGATCGTCATCGGCGCGCGCATGCTGGCCCGCACCGCGGTCATCGCCGGCACGGCGCCGGCCCCCGCGCCGCTGGTCTGA
- a CDS encoding mannose-1-phosphate guanylyltransferase has product MTPIDDLYAIVPAGGAGTRLWPLSRRSRPKFLLDVLGTGRTLLQGTLDRLLPLTGPDRVVVVTGTAHAAAVAEQLPEVGVANLVAEPSPRDSMAAIGLAAAILERRHGSVLVASFAADHVVPDVEGFHTAVRHAAVAARAGYVTTIGITPTAPSTAFGYIRSGAPLEPTEGGPTARAVVEFVEKPDAETAAGYLASGDVAWNAGMFVARTDVLLGHLERLQPPLAAGLREIAAAWDTAEREEVLGRVWPTLTRIAIDHAIAEPVAATGGVAVVPGAFTWDDVGDWASLATLVSPDGDGVRRVSAGGASPVVAIDAPGAFVSADRPVAVVGLRDAVVVLTPDALLVTDAAHAQQVKAVVDELLARDRSDLV; this is encoded by the coding sequence ATGACGCCGATCGACGACCTCTACGCCATCGTTCCCGCCGGTGGCGCCGGCACCCGGCTGTGGCCGCTCTCACGTCGCTCCCGCCCCAAGTTCCTGCTCGACGTGCTCGGCACGGGGCGCACGCTCCTCCAGGGGACGCTCGACCGCCTGCTCCCGCTCACCGGCCCCGACCGCGTCGTCGTGGTCACCGGGACGGCGCACGCGGCCGCCGTCGCCGAGCAGCTGCCGGAGGTCGGCGTCGCCAACCTCGTCGCCGAGCCGTCACCGCGCGACTCGATGGCGGCCATCGGGCTCGCCGCCGCGATCCTCGAGCGTCGGCACGGCAGCGTGCTGGTCGCCTCCTTCGCCGCCGACCACGTGGTGCCTGACGTCGAGGGCTTCCACACCGCGGTACGGCACGCGGCCGTCGCCGCCCGCGCCGGGTACGTCACCACCATCGGGATCACCCCCACGGCGCCGTCGACGGCGTTCGGCTACATCCGCTCCGGCGCGCCGCTGGAGCCGACCGAGGGCGGCCCGACCGCGCGCGCCGTCGTGGAGTTCGTCGAGAAGCCCGACGCCGAGACGGCCGCCGGCTACCTCGCCTCCGGCGACGTCGCCTGGAACGCCGGCATGTTCGTCGCGCGCACCGACGTGCTGCTCGGTCACCTCGAGCGGCTGCAGCCGCCGCTCGCCGCCGGGCTGCGCGAGATCGCCGCGGCGTGGGACACCGCCGAGCGCGAGGAGGTGCTCGGTCGGGTGTGGCCGACGCTCACCCGGATCGCGATCGACCACGCGATCGCCGAGCCGGTCGCGGCGACGGGCGGCGTCGCCGTCGTGCCCGGCGCCTTCACGTGGGACGACGTCGGGGACTGGGCCTCGCTCGCGACCCTCGTCTCCCCGGACGGCGACGGCGTGCGCCGGGTCTCCGCGGGCGGCGCGTCACCGGTGGTGGCGATCGACGCCCCGGGCGCCTTCGTGAGCGCCGACCGGCCGGTGGCCGTCGTGGGGCTGCGGGACGCCGTCGTCGTCCTGACGCCCGACGCCCTCCTGGTCACGGACGCCGCCCACGCCCAGCAGGTGAAGGCGGTCGTGGACGAGCTCCTGGCGCGGGACCGGTCCGACCTCGTCTGA
- the sdhC gene encoding succinate dehydrogenase, cytochrome b556 subunit, which translates to MPPPNSGRRGKKKGFGTLYRGTEGMWSWVLHRVTGMLLFLFLLVHVLDTALVRVSPEVYNEVIGTYKTPIMGLGEVGLVAAVLFHAFNGIRIILVDFTAKGPRYQRVMLWIVIGLTVAALAGFLPRHLSNVFGAH; encoded by the coding sequence GTGCCCCCGCCGAACAGCGGCCGGCGCGGTAAGAAGAAGGGCTTCGGCACCCTCTACCGCGGCACCGAGGGCATGTGGTCCTGGGTGCTCCATCGCGTCACAGGCATGCTGCTGTTCCTGTTCCTCCTCGTGCACGTCCTCGACACGGCGCTCGTCCGCGTCTCCCCCGAGGTCTACAACGAGGTCATCGGCACGTACAAGACGCCGATCATGGGCCTGGGCGAGGTCGGCCTCGTGGCCGCCGTCCTGTTCCACGCGTTCAACGGCATCCGGATCATCCTGGTCGACTTCACGGCCAAGGGTCCGCGGTACCAGCGCGTGATGCTGTGGATCGTCATCGGCCTCACGGTCGCGGCGCTCGCCGGCTTCCTGCCCCGTCACCTCTCCAACGTCTTCGGGGCCCACTGA
- the sdhD gene encoding succinate dehydrogenase, hydrophobic membrane anchor protein translates to MTTPVIPSPRATRSNAMRGGINTELYAWLFMRVSGVILIVLIFGHLFVNLMVGDGVAAIDFAFVAGKWSEPFWQVWDLLMLWLAMIHGTNGVRTIINDYAERNATRIVLKALLYVAFVVTVVMGTLVIFTFDPCPAGSPADLLPSICFS, encoded by the coding sequence ATGACCACACCCGTGATCCCCTCCCCGCGCGCCACCCGTTCCAACGCGATGCGCGGTGGCATCAACACCGAGCTCTACGCGTGGCTGTTCATGCGCGTCTCCGGCGTCATCCTGATCGTCCTGATCTTCGGGCACCTGTTCGTCAACCTCATGGTGGGCGACGGCGTCGCGGCGATCGACTTCGCCTTCGTCGCCGGCAAGTGGTCCGAGCCCTTCTGGCAGGTCTGGGACCTCCTGATGCTGTGGCTCGCGATGATCCACGGCACCAACGGCGTGCGGACGATCATCAACGACTACGCGGAGCGCAACGCCACCCGGATCGTGCTGAAGGCGCTGCTCTACGTGGCCTTCGTCGTCACGGTCGTGATGGGCACCCTGGTCATCTTCACGTTCGACCCGTGCCCCGCCGGCTCGCCCGCGGACCTGCTGCCCTCGATCTGCTTCTCCTGA
- the sdhA gene encoding succinate dehydrogenase flavoprotein subunit: MQTHTYDVVIVGAGGAGMRAALESSGRARTAVVSKLYPTRSHTGAAQGGMCAALANVEEDNWEWHTFDTVKGGDYLVDQDAAEVMAKEAIDAVLDLERMGLPFNRTPEGKIDQRRFGGHTRNHGEAPVRRSCYAADRTGHMILQTLYQQCVKQDVEFFNEFYVFDVILTGDPRTDPDVRAAGVVAYELATGEIHVIRAKSIVFATGGAGKVYKTTSNAHTLTGDGMAVAYRKGIPLEDMEFFQFHPTGLAGLGILLSEAARGEGGILRNGSGERFMERYAPTIKDLAPRDIVARSMANEVREGRGAGPNKDYVLLDLTHLEPAHIDAKLPDITEFARTYLGVEPYTEPVPVYPTAHYAMGGIPTNITTQVLRNNTDVVPGLFAAGEVACVSVHGSNRLGTNSLLDINVFGKRAGIAAAEYAATAELVDVPEGAHLDVEKELVRIAAGSGTEKVAAIRKDLQESMDLNAQVFRTDESLRQAIKDIDALRERYANVGVSDRGTSYNTELVEAIELGFLIDLAEVVVVGALARKESRGGHFREDFPDRDDTEFMVHTMAYPTSEPGAGEGGSTVRLDYKPVVVTRYQPMERKY; encoded by the coding sequence GTGCAGACGCACACCTACGACGTCGTGATCGTCGGCGCGGGCGGCGCCGGCATGCGCGCCGCCCTGGAGTCCTCGGGTCGCGCCCGCACGGCCGTCGTCTCCAAGCTCTACCCCACGCGCTCCCACACGGGCGCCGCGCAGGGCGGCATGTGTGCCGCGCTGGCGAACGTCGAGGAGGACAACTGGGAGTGGCACACCTTCGACACCGTCAAGGGCGGTGACTACCTCGTCGACCAGGACGCCGCCGAGGTGATGGCGAAGGAGGCGATCGACGCCGTCCTCGACCTCGAGCGCATGGGCCTGCCCTTCAACCGCACGCCCGAGGGCAAGATCGACCAGCGCCGCTTCGGCGGGCACACGCGCAACCACGGCGAGGCGCCCGTGCGCCGCTCGTGCTACGCCGCCGACCGTACCGGCCACATGATCCTGCAGACGCTGTACCAGCAGTGCGTGAAGCAGGACGTGGAGTTCTTCAACGAGTTCTACGTCTTCGACGTCATCCTCACGGGCGACCCGCGCACGGACCCCGACGTCCGCGCGGCGGGTGTGGTGGCCTACGAGCTCGCGACCGGCGAGATCCACGTGATCCGCGCCAAGTCGATCGTGTTCGCCACCGGCGGCGCCGGCAAGGTCTACAAGACCACCTCGAACGCGCACACGCTGACCGGTGACGGCATGGCCGTGGCCTACCGCAAGGGCATCCCGCTCGAGGACATGGAGTTCTTCCAGTTCCACCCGACGGGCCTCGCCGGCCTGGGCATCCTGCTCTCGGAGGCCGCCCGCGGCGAGGGCGGCATCCTGCGCAACGGCTCGGGCGAGCGGTTCATGGAGCGCTACGCCCCGACGATCAAGGACCTCGCCCCGCGCGACATCGTGGCCCGCTCGATGGCCAACGAGGTCCGCGAGGGTCGCGGCGCCGGTCCCAACAAGGACTACGTGCTGCTCGACCTCACGCACCTCGAGCCGGCGCACATCGACGCCAAGCTCCCCGACATCACCGAGTTCGCCCGCACCTACCTCGGCGTCGAGCCGTACACCGAGCCGGTGCCCGTCTACCCGACGGCGCACTACGCGATGGGTGGCATCCCCACCAACATCACGACGCAGGTGCTGCGCAACAACACCGACGTCGTGCCCGGCCTGTTCGCCGCCGGCGAGGTCGCGTGCGTCTCGGTGCACGGCTCCAACCGCCTGGGCACCAACTCGCTGCTCGACATCAACGTGTTCGGCAAGCGGGCCGGCATCGCCGCCGCCGAGTACGCGGCCACGGCCGAGCTGGTGGACGTGCCCGAGGGGGCCCACCTCGACGTCGAGAAGGAGCTCGTGCGGATCGCCGCCGGCTCAGGCACCGAGAAGGTCGCCGCGATCCGCAAGGACCTGCAGGAGTCGATGGACCTGAACGCCCAGGTGTTCCGTACCGACGAGTCCCTGCGCCAGGCCATCAAGGACATCGACGCGCTCCGCGAGCGGTACGCGAACGTCGGGGTCTCCGACCGCGGCACGTCGTACAACACCGAGCTCGTCGAGGCGATCGAGCTGGGCTTCCTGATCGACCTCGCCGAGGTCGTCGTCGTCGGAGCGCTCGCGCGGAAGGAGTCGCGCGGTGGTCACTTCCGCGAGGACTTCCCCGACCGCGACGACACCGAGTTCATGGTCCACACGATGGCCTACCCGACCTCCGAGCCCGGCGCGGGCGAGGGTGGCTCCACGGTGCGCCTCGACTACAAGCCGGTCGTCGTGACCCGCTACCAGCCGATGGAGAGGAAGTACTGA
- a CDS encoding succinate dehydrogenase iron-sulfur subunit, which translates to MTAVAETEAEASADTDALGAIESFEVTLRVERYNPDVEDPTATYEDFTLTMHGTDRVLDALHKIKWEQDGSLTFRRSCAHGICGSDAMRINGRNRLACKTLLKDLDISKPITVEPIKGLPVKKDLIVDMEPFFASYREVMPFLITTGNQPSAERLQSAEQRARFDDTTKCILCAACTTSCPVFWTDGQYFGPAAIVNAHRFIFDSRDEGGTQRLEILNDKEGVWRCRTTFNCSEACPRGIEVTKAIAEVKRAIVTRTF; encoded by the coding sequence ATGACCGCCGTCGCCGAGACCGAGGCCGAGGCCTCCGCCGACACCGACGCGTTGGGTGCCATCGAGTCCTTCGAGGTCACCCTCCGCGTAGAGCGGTACAACCCCGACGTGGAGGACCCGACCGCCACGTACGAGGACTTCACCCTCACCATGCACGGCACCGACCGCGTGCTGGACGCCCTCCACAAGATCAAGTGGGAGCAGGACGGCTCGCTGACCTTCCGCCGCTCGTGCGCGCACGGCATCTGCGGCAGCGACGCCATGCGTATCAACGGCCGCAACCGCCTCGCGTGCAAGACGCTGCTGAAGGACCTGGACATCTCCAAGCCCATCACGGTCGAGCCGATCAAGGGCCTGCCCGTGAAGAAGGACCTCATCGTCGACATGGAGCCGTTCTTCGCCTCCTACCGCGAGGTCATGCCGTTCCTCATCACGACGGGCAACCAGCCGAGCGCCGAGCGTCTGCAGTCGGCCGAGCAGCGCGCGCGGTTCGACGACACCACGAAGTGCATCCTGTGCGCCGCGTGCACGACGTCGTGCCCCGTGTTCTGGACCGACGGCCAGTACTTCGGTCCGGCCGCGATCGTCAACGCGCACCGCTTCATCTTCGACAGCCGCGACGAGGGCGGCACGCAGCGCCTGGAGATCCTCAACGACAAGGAGGGCGTGTGGCGCTGCCGCACGACCTTCAACTGCTCCGAGGCCTGCCCGCGCGGCATCGAGGTCACCAAGGCCATCGCCGAGGTCAAGCGGGCGATCGTCACGCGCACCTTCTGA
- a CDS encoding YihY/virulence factor BrkB family protein: MARIIARIQEIAARFQATRLGRMNARYGAVRGAQLAGGIAYAALFSVFAALTIAFTVVMSLIGRNEELRQAVLDGVDDALPGIVDTGDGSGGMLSPDSLVLDSGLSITSVVAAVTLLLSALAVMGSLSGSIRAMFGLQTPPGNPVLAKVRDLLGFVVLAVSVLVTAVLGIAAGAAGSWVTDLLGLSSTLGAILVRALGLLVAFGVDLVVFVALIGVVGGARAPRRDLWIGAAAGALGAGIIRFLGTSLVGGASDNPVLAAGVGVVTLLLWVNLVSRLTLYVSAWIANPPSPATDPVDARELHAGETPNFVTMSVPRTLAWDFDVRTGVVTPTEAGREEREAAAEVRASEAAQLEAALAASQSEGSWVEQRLAARRARRAAREVRRDQQD; the protein is encoded by the coding sequence ATGGCGCGCATCATCGCCAGGATCCAGGAGATCGCCGCGCGCTTCCAGGCCACCCGGCTGGGGCGGATGAACGCCCGCTACGGCGCGGTGCGCGGTGCGCAGCTGGCCGGCGGCATCGCCTACGCCGCGCTGTTCTCGGTGTTCGCGGCGCTCACCATCGCGTTCACCGTGGTGATGAGCCTCATCGGCAGGAACGAGGAGCTGCGCCAGGCCGTCCTGGACGGTGTCGACGACGCCCTCCCGGGCATCGTGGACACCGGGGACGGCAGCGGCGGGATGCTCTCGCCGGACTCCCTGGTGCTCGACAGCGGCCTCAGCATCACGAGCGTCGTCGCCGCGGTCACCCTGCTGCTGTCCGCCCTCGCCGTGATGGGGTCGCTGTCCGGCTCGATCCGCGCGATGTTCGGTCTCCAGACGCCCCCGGGCAACCCGGTGCTGGCCAAGGTGCGCGATCTGCTCGGGTTCGTCGTCCTCGCGGTCTCGGTGCTCGTGACGGCGGTCCTCGGGATCGCCGCCGGCGCGGCGGGCTCGTGGGTGACGGACCTGCTCGGGCTGAGCTCGACGCTGGGGGCGATCCTCGTCCGCGCCCTGGGTCTCCTCGTGGCGTTCGGCGTCGACCTGGTCGTGTTCGTGGCGCTGATCGGGGTGGTCGGCGGGGCGCGGGCGCCCCGGCGCGACCTGTGGATCGGCGCCGCCGCCGGAGCCCTGGGCGCCGGCATCATCCGCTTCCTCGGCACGTCGCTGGTGGGAGGCGCGAGCGACAACCCGGTGCTGGCCGCCGGGGTCGGCGTCGTGACGCTGCTGCTGTGGGTCAACCTCGTCTCGCGCCTGACGCTGTACGTCTCGGCGTGGATCGCCAACCCGCCGTCGCCCGCCACCGACCCCGTCGACGCCAGGGAGCTGCACGCCGGGGAGACCCCGAACTTCGTCACGATGTCCGTCCCGCGCACCCTGGCGTGGGACTTCGACGTGCGGACGGGCGTCGTCACGCCGACCGAGGCGGGCCGCGAGGAGCGCGAGGCGGCGGCCGAGGTCCGGGCGTCCGAGGCCGCCCAGCTCGAGGCCGCGCTGGCGGCGAGCCAGTCCGAGGGCAGCTGGGTCGAGCAGCGCCTCGCGGCGCGTCGAGCCCGCCGGGCGGCGCGCGAGGTGCGGCGCGACCAGCAGGACTGA
- a CDS encoding 2'-5' RNA ligase family protein translates to MTLPTWDLSDVEKQLTRAARTVAPFTIELSGAGSFRPTTQVVYAALTRGAASCDRLQRASRQGPLELELRFDYHPHVTVAQDVPAQDLDAAENALRDFRAEFEARSFVLYERGPDGVWNTIRTYPLTGRD, encoded by the coding sequence GTGACGCTCCCGACGTGGGACCTCAGCGACGTCGAGAAGCAGCTCACCCGCGCGGCGCGCACGGTCGCCCCGTTCACGATCGAGCTGTCAGGAGCCGGGTCCTTCCGGCCGACGACCCAGGTGGTCTACGCGGCCCTCACGCGCGGGGCCGCCAGCTGCGACCGGCTCCAGCGCGCCTCGCGGCAGGGCCCGCTGGAGCTCGAGCTCCGCTTCGACTACCACCCGCACGTGACGGTGGCGCAGGACGTTCCGGCGCAGGACCTCGACGCCGCCGAGAACGCGCTCCGTGACTTCCGGGCCGAGTTCGAGGCACGCTCGTTCGTGCTGTACGAACGCGGGCCGGACGGCGTGTGGAACACCATCCGGACGTACCCGCTCACCGGTCGAGACTGA